One Neisseria sp. Marseille-Q5346 genomic region harbors:
- a CDS encoding nitric-oxide reductase large subunit — MGQYKKLWYLLFAVLAVCFTILGYMGSEVYKKAPPYPEQVVSASGKVLMTKDDILAGQSAWQTTGGMEVGSVLGHGAYQAPDWTADWLHRELVAWLDLTAQETYGKKFDEVSPEEQAVLKTRLADEYRNQSRIEEDGSVVISDTRVKAIESILPYYHGVYSDDPKFQTTREHFAMKNNTLPSQEAREKLFNFFFWTSWSASANRPDENFTYTNNWPHEPLIKNVPTTENYMWSFTSVVLLLMGIGLLMWGYSFLTKHEEVEVPTEDPISKVQLTPSQKALGKYVFLTVALFVVQVLLGGLTAHYTVEGQGFYGIDTALGFEMADWFPYALTRTWHIQSAIFWIATGFLTAGLFLAPIVNGGKDPKFQRAGVNFLYIALFIVVGGSYAGNFFALTHIIPPELNFWFGHQGYEYLDLGRFWQLLLMVGLLLWLFLMLRCTISAFKEKGTDKNLLAIFVASMVGVGVFYAPGLFYGEKSPIAVMEYWRWWVVHLWVEGFFEVFATAAFAFIFYNMGFVRRSTATASTLAAAAIFMLGGIPGTLHHLYFSGSTSASMAIGACFSALEVVPLILLGREAYEHWSYQHLSDWAKRLRWPLMCFVAVAFWNMIGAGVFGFLINPPISLFYIQGLNTTAVHAHAALFGVYGFLALGFVLLVARYLKPNAQFDDKLMTWGFWLLNGGLVGMIAISLLPVGVIQAYASITHGLWYARSEEFLQMEILDTLRWVRTAADLIFIGGAVCVAIQATKIVFSRDK, encoded by the coding sequence ATGGGACAGTACAAGAAGCTTTGGTACTTGCTGTTTGCCGTACTGGCAGTATGCTTTACCATTCTTGGTTATATGGGTAGCGAGGTCTATAAAAAGGCTCCGCCATACCCTGAACAAGTCGTTTCTGCATCCGGCAAAGTCCTGATGACCAAAGACGATATTTTGGCAGGTCAATCTGCATGGCAAACTACCGGCGGTATGGAAGTTGGCTCTGTATTGGGTCACGGTGCATACCAAGCTCCGGACTGGACTGCCGACTGGCTGCACCGCGAGCTGGTTGCATGGTTGGATCTGACTGCGCAAGAAACTTACGGCAAAAAATTTGACGAAGTTTCTCCTGAGGAACAAGCTGTTCTGAAAACCCGTTTGGCTGACGAATACCGCAACCAAAGCCGTATTGAGGAAGACGGTTCTGTCGTTATCAGCGATACCCGCGTGAAAGCGATCGAAAGTATTCTGCCTTACTATCACGGCGTGTACAGCGACGATCCTAAGTTCCAAACCACTCGCGAACACTTTGCAATGAAAAACAACACATTGCCAAGCCAAGAAGCGCGTGAAAAACTGTTCAACTTCTTCTTCTGGACTTCTTGGTCTGCTTCGGCCAACCGTCCTGACGAGAACTTCACTTACACTAACAACTGGCCGCACGAGCCTTTGATCAAGAACGTACCGACTACTGAAAACTACATGTGGTCCTTCACCAGCGTGGTATTGTTGCTGATGGGTATCGGTTTGCTGATGTGGGGTTACTCTTTCTTGACCAAACATGAAGAGGTTGAAGTACCTACTGAGGATCCTATTTCCAAAGTACAACTGACTCCTTCTCAAAAAGCGTTGGGCAAATATGTATTCCTGACTGTTGCGCTGTTTGTCGTACAAGTACTGTTGGGTGGTTTGACCGCTCACTATACTGTCGAAGGTCAAGGCTTCTACGGTATCGATACCGCCTTGGGCTTTGAAATGGCCGACTGGTTCCCATATGCGCTGACCCGTACTTGGCACATCCAATCCGCTATTTTCTGGATTGCAACCGGCTTCCTGACAGCAGGTCTGTTCTTGGCTCCGATTGTGAACGGCGGTAAAGATCCTAAATTCCAACGTGCCGGTGTGAACTTCCTGTATATCGCCCTGTTCATCGTAGTCGGCGGTTCTTATGCAGGTAACTTCTTTGCTTTGACTCACATCATTCCGCCTGAGCTGAACTTCTGGTTCGGTCACCAAGGTTACGAATACTTGGATCTGGGTCGCTTCTGGCAATTGTTGCTGATGGTCGGCTTGCTGTTGTGGCTGTTCCTGATGCTGCGTTGCACCATTTCTGCCTTTAAAGAAAAAGGTACAGACAAAAACCTGTTGGCTATCTTCGTAGCTTCTATGGTCGGTGTGGGTGTGTTCTATGCTCCTGGCCTGTTCTACGGTGAAAAATCTCCAATCGCTGTGATGGAATACTGGCGTTGGTGGGTGGTTCACCTGTGGGTAGAAGGCTTCTTCGAAGTGTTCGCTACTGCTGCCTTCGCATTCATCTTCTACAACATGGGCTTTGTCCGCCGTAGTACTGCTACTGCTTCTACTTTGGCTGCTGCTGCCATCTTTATGTTGGGCGGTATTCCAGGTACATTGCACCACTTGTACTTCTCCGGCTCTACCTCTGCCTCTATGGCAATCGGTGCATGTTTCTCCGCTTTGGAAGTTGTACCTTTGATTCTGCTGGGCCGTGAAGCTTACGAACACTGGTCTTACCAACACCTGTCTGACTGGGCGAAACGTCTGCGTTGGCCTTTGATGTGCTTCGTAGCAGTTGCCTTCTGGAACATGATCGGTGCCGGCGTATTCGGCTTCCTGATTAACCCGCCGATTTCCCTGTTCTACATCCAAGGTCTGAACACTACTGCAGTTCACGCTCACGCGGCTCTGTTCGGTGTGTACGGTTTCTTGGCTCTGGGCTTCGTATTGCTGGTTGCACGTTACCTGAAACCTAATGCTCAATTTGACGACAAACTGATGACTTGGGGCTTCTGGCTGCTGAACGGCGGTCTGGTGGGTATGATTGCTATCAGCCTGTTGCCGGTCGGCGTGATTCAAGCTTACGCTTCTATCACTCACGGTCTGTGGTACGCACGTAGTGAAGAATTCCTGCAAATGGAGATTCTGGATACCCTGCGTTGGGTTCGTACCGCTGCTGACTTGATCTTTATCGGTGGTGCTGTCTGCGTTGCTATCCAAGCTACCAAAATCGTATTCAGCCGCGATAAATAA
- the prmB gene encoding 50S ribosomal protein L3 N(5)-glutamine methyltransferase: MFNQAAQELTTVRDLLRFAVSRFNDAGLFFGHGSDNAHDEAAYLILHTLNLPLDKLEPYLDAKLLQSEKEEVLSILERRAVEHIPAAYLTHQAWQGEFDFYVDERVIVPRSFIYELLGDGIRPWIEHDELVHRALDLCTGSGCLAIQMAHHYPDAQIDAVDLSLDALEVAAINIEDYGLEDRISLVHTDLFEGLDETYDLIVSNPPYVDAESVEALPDEYLHEPELALGSGEDGLDATRQIILQAAKYLNPKGVLLVEIGHNREVLEAAYPELPFTWLETSGGDGFVFLLTREQLLGEE, translated from the coding sequence ATGTTTAACCAAGCTGCTCAAGAACTGACCACTGTTCGCGATTTATTGCGTTTCGCCGTCAGCCGTTTTAATGATGCCGGACTGTTTTTCGGACACGGAAGCGATAATGCCCATGATGAGGCAGCCTATCTGATTTTGCACACTTTGAACCTGCCTTTGGATAAGTTGGAGCCTTATTTGGATGCCAAATTGTTGCAAAGTGAGAAGGAAGAGGTATTGTCCATTCTCGAACGCCGCGCAGTGGAGCATATTCCTGCCGCGTATCTGACACATCAAGCATGGCAGGGTGAGTTTGATTTTTATGTCGATGAACGCGTCATCGTGCCCCGTTCTTTTATTTATGAATTGCTTGGCGACGGTATTCGTCCTTGGATTGAACACGATGAGTTGGTGCATCGTGCTTTGGATTTGTGTACCGGTAGCGGCTGTTTGGCCATTCAAATGGCGCATCACTATCCCGACGCACAAATCGATGCCGTTGATTTGAGCTTGGATGCGCTGGAAGTAGCCGCCATCAATATTGAAGATTATGGCTTGGAAGACCGTATCAGCTTGGTGCATACCGATTTGTTTGAAGGTTTGGATGAAACTTATGACTTAATCGTTTCCAATCCGCCTTATGTCGATGCGGAATCTGTGGAAGCGTTACCTGATGAATACCTACATGAGCCGGAATTGGCTTTGGGTAGCGGCGAAGATGGTTTGGACGCTACGCGTCAAATCATTCTGCAAGCGGCAAAATATTTGAATCCGAAAGGTGTATTGCTGGTTGAAATCGGTCACAACCGTGAGGTATTGGAAGCGGCTTATCCGGAATTGCCGTTTACTTGGTTGGAAACCAGCGGTGGCGACGGGTTTGTATTCTTGTTAACCCGCGAGCAATTGTTAGGTGAAGAATAA
- a CDS encoding toxin-antitoxin system YwqK family antitoxin, which yields MNNCLKSGLLAAVLFSMPVAAFAQQHTVYFNQNGKLTATMPSVAYVRQYKIEAGKAQVQDFYYPSMKKYSDPYEVPAGQIKVFVPALDNGTLTLWHFNGQKKMVGSYRNGKPHGEWVNWYPNGKKSAVMPYQNGLSEGVGSRYYRNGVKESEIQFKHDKANGHWKQWYSDGSPKTEMMMSNDKPTEIISWDENGRIVSELSIHNGKRSGIILDWYDDGAKKSELVYKDDQLVKKTFWDTDGYVLE from the coding sequence ATGAATAATTGTTTAAAATCAGGCCTGTTGGCTGCTGTTTTATTCAGTATGCCCGTTGCCGCCTTTGCCCAGCAACATACCGTTTATTTCAATCAAAACGGTAAACTGACGGCGACCATGCCTTCGGTTGCTTATGTCCGCCAATACAAGATTGAGGCAGGCAAGGCGCAGGTGCAGGATTTTTACTATCCATCGATGAAAAAATATTCTGATCCTTATGAAGTACCTGCCGGTCAGATTAAGGTTTTTGTGCCGGCGTTGGATAATGGTACGCTGACCCTGTGGCATTTCAACGGTCAGAAAAAGATGGTCGGCAGCTATCGCAACGGCAAACCGCATGGCGAATGGGTCAACTGGTATCCAAACGGCAAAAAATCTGCGGTAATGCCTTATCAAAATGGCCTGAGTGAAGGCGTGGGTTCCCGCTATTACCGAAATGGTGTGAAAGAAAGCGAAATCCAGTTTAAGCACGATAAAGCCAATGGCCATTGGAAACAATGGTATTCAGACGGCAGCCCGAAAACCGAAATGATGATGAGCAATGACAAACCGACGGAGATTATCAGTTGGGATGAAAATGGCCGCATCGTGTCTGAATTGAGTATTCACAACGGTAAACGCAGCGGCATTATTTTGGATTGGTATGATGATGGTGCGAAGAAATCCGAGCTGGTTTATAAAGACGACCAGTTGGTGAAAAAAACTTTTTGGGATACGGACGGATACGTTCTCGAATAA
- a CDS encoding adenine phosphoribosyltransferase, whose product MLIHPEVMGVEALADKIRKIENWPQKGILFHDITPVLQSAEYFRLLVDLLVYRYMGQKVDVVAGLDARGFIIGAALAYQLNVGFVPIRKKGKLPFDTVSQSYALEYGEATVEIHTDAIKPGARVLLVDDLVATGGTMLAGVELIRKLGGEVIEAAAILEFTDLDGGKKIRESGAPLFTLCQNKGCM is encoded by the coding sequence ATGTTGATTCATCCTGAAGTAATGGGCGTAGAAGCTTTAGCGGACAAAATCCGTAAAATTGAAAACTGGCCGCAAAAAGGGATTTTGTTTCATGACATTACTCCCGTTTTGCAAAGCGCAGAATATTTCCGCCTGCTGGTCGATTTACTGGTTTACCGCTATATGGGGCAAAAAGTTGATGTCGTAGCAGGCTTGGATGCGCGCGGCTTCATCATTGGTGCGGCCTTAGCCTATCAGCTGAATGTCGGCTTTGTCCCCATCCGCAAAAAAGGCAAACTGCCGTTTGATACGGTTTCTCAAAGTTACGCTTTGGAATATGGCGAAGCAACAGTAGAAATCCATACCGATGCCATCAAGCCGGGCGCACGCGTTTTGTTGGTAGATGATTTAGTAGCAACTGGCGGCACAATGCTGGCAGGTGTCGAGCTGATCCGCAAACTGGGCGGCGAAGTAATCGAAGCGGCTGCCATTTTGGAATTTACCGACTTGGACGGCGGCAAAAAAATCCGTGAAAGCGGCGCGCCGTTATTTACCCTATGCCAAAACAAAGGCTGTATGTAA
- the gmk gene encoding guanylate kinase produces the protein MQNHKKGNIYIISAASGTGKTTLVSRLLKNHDDIRVSISHTTRQPREGEAHGVHYHFVPKEEFESLIEQRAFLEHANVFGNYYGTSIAGVNSLSEEGYDVILEIDVQGAAQVRKSLPEASSIFILPPSFEVLAQRLIGRGTDSEEVIQTRLSKARHEIEQSVLFDYVVVNDDLDRAEADLFHIIKAGRLKKSAQQGFISNLLENS, from the coding sequence ATGCAAAATCATAAAAAAGGCAATATTTACATCATTTCTGCCGCTTCCGGCACAGGTAAAACGACCTTGGTGTCACGCCTGTTGAAAAATCATGACGACATCCGTGTTTCTATTTCTCATACCACGCGCCAGCCGCGAGAGGGTGAGGCACATGGTGTGCATTACCACTTTGTTCCCAAAGAAGAATTTGAATCGCTGATTGAGCAAAGAGCATTTTTGGAACACGCCAATGTGTTCGGCAATTATTACGGCACCAGCATTGCCGGCGTGAATTCGCTGAGTGAAGAGGGCTATGACGTAATTTTGGAAATTGATGTGCAAGGTGCGGCGCAAGTGCGTAAATCGTTGCCTGAAGCCAGCAGCATTTTCATCCTGCCGCCTTCCTTTGAAGTTTTGGCGCAACGTTTGATCGGCCGTGGTACAGACAGCGAAGAAGTTATTCAAACACGTCTTTCAAAAGCCCGACATGAGATTGAGCAATCCGTTTTGTTCGATTACGTTGTCGTGAATGACGATTTGGATCGTGCCGAAGCCGATTTGTTCCACATTATTAAAGCAGGCCGTCTGAAAAAATCCGCCCAGCAGGGATTTATCTCAAACCTGTTGGAAAATTCGTAA
- the rpoZ gene encoding DNA-directed RNA polymerase subunit omega, with product MARITTEDCTGKIPNHFDLTLVAARRARQLENGNTPLVDDIRNNKPTVTALREIAAGQIGTELLTRNK from the coding sequence ATGGCCCGTATTACTACTGAAGACTGCACAGGTAAAATCCCTAACCACTTCGACCTTACCCTCGTTGCCGCCCGTCGCGCACGCCAGCTCGAAAACGGCAATACGCCTTTGGTTGACGACATCCGCAACAACAAACCAACCGTAACCGCCCTGCGCGAAATCGCTGCCGGACAAATCGGAACCGAGCTGCTGACCCGCAATAAATAA
- a CDS encoding bifunctional (p)ppGpp synthetase/guanosine-3',5'-bis(diphosphate) 3'-pyrophosphohydrolase yields the protein MPAPLPTAPYDPLTAEARELLFRTASYLNTNEQAELERAVAYAFHAHDGQTRKSGEPYITHPLAVATQLAIWHMDVQGLCAGVMHDVLEDTGVTKVEMAAEFGDTIAEMVDGLSKLEKLKFEDHAEHQAESFRKLILAMTKDVRVIVVKLADRLHNMRTLGSMRPEKRRRIAKETLEIYAQIANRIGLNNAYQELQDLSFQNLHPRRYETLKKAMDNSRKNRRDVVGKVLRAFSQRLVGVNIEAKIKGREKNLYSIHQKMLAKKLRFAEVMDIYGFRVIVNNIPACYAALGALHNLYHPKPGRFKDYIAIPKSNGYQSLHTTLVGPYGLPIEVQIRTREMDAVAEGGIAGHWIYKSGENTPDQAVLHMNRWMKNILDLQASSSDAIEFLEHVKVDLFPNEVYIVTPKGDILTLPKGATPIDFAYAVHTNIGHKTVAARINNVMMPLRTKLKTGDTVEIITSEHAKPNVAWLNFAVSSRARSAIRQYIKNLNRHDAVVLGENLLQKALSSLLPKDILLSDDLKEKYLADLNTKQTSFEEVLYNVGMGHTLPVHVAMHIAELAGQHFGSTVKLSPIKVNDQETGRIHFAECCHPIPGDPIRALLVKDKGMIIHRDTCQTLVKADPEEQLDAGWDSMRNQTYRTILNVKSEDAHGLLASMAQAISNSGADIESVDTPTKAQAGTEGFVEFKFTIKVKDLDQVNQIIHAMHANPNIRKVIRG from the coding sequence ATGCCAGCCCCACTGCCTACCGCCCCCTATGACCCGTTGACAGCAGAAGCGCGCGAGCTTCTGTTTCGCACCGCATCCTATCTCAATACCAACGAGCAGGCCGAGCTTGAAAGAGCCGTTGCCTACGCTTTCCACGCCCATGACGGACAAACCCGTAAAAGCGGCGAACCCTACATCACCCATCCTCTTGCCGTTGCCACGCAGCTTGCAATTTGGCACATGGATGTTCAAGGACTCTGCGCGGGTGTTATGCATGATGTATTGGAAGATACGGGTGTAACCAAAGTCGAAATGGCGGCAGAATTCGGCGATACTATTGCTGAAATGGTAGATGGCCTCTCCAAGCTGGAAAAACTCAAATTTGAAGATCATGCCGAGCACCAGGCGGAAAGTTTCCGCAAACTTATCCTCGCCATGACTAAAGATGTGCGCGTCATCGTCGTCAAACTTGCCGACCGATTGCACAATATGCGTACCCTTGGCTCTATGCGTCCGGAAAAACGCCGTCGCATCGCCAAAGAAACCCTCGAAATTTATGCTCAAATCGCCAACCGCATTGGCCTGAACAATGCGTATCAAGAGCTTCAAGACTTATCGTTCCAAAACCTCCACCCAAGACGCTACGAAACCCTGAAAAAAGCCATGGACAATAGCCGCAAAAATCGCCGCGATGTTGTCGGCAAAGTGTTGCGTGCATTCAGTCAGCGTTTGGTCGGTGTCAATATTGAAGCCAAAATCAAAGGCCGCGAGAAAAACTTATACAGCATCCATCAAAAAATGCTGGCTAAAAAGCTACGTTTTGCCGAAGTAATGGATATCTACGGCTTTCGGGTCATTGTAAACAATATTCCTGCCTGTTATGCCGCGTTGGGTGCATTGCATAATTTATACCACCCCAAGCCCGGCCGTTTTAAAGACTATATCGCCATTCCGAAAAGCAACGGCTACCAAAGCCTGCACACGACTTTGGTCGGTCCTTACGGTTTGCCGATCGAAGTGCAAATCCGTACGCGTGAAATGGACGCTGTGGCAGAGGGCGGTATTGCTGGCCATTGGATTTACAAATCCGGTGAAAATACTCCAGACCAAGCCGTCCTCCATATGAACCGATGGATGAAAAATATTCTTGACCTGCAAGCCAGCAGCTCAGATGCCATCGAGTTTCTGGAGCATGTCAAAGTCGATTTGTTCCCCAACGAAGTCTATATCGTTACCCCAAAAGGCGATATCCTTACCTTGCCTAAAGGTGCGACGCCGATTGACTTTGCCTATGCCGTGCACACCAACATCGGCCATAAAACCGTTGCCGCGCGCATTAATAATGTCATGATGCCGTTGCGTACCAAGCTGAAAACCGGTGATACGGTCGAAATCATTACTTCCGAACATGCCAAGCCCAATGTGGCATGGTTGAATTTTGCCGTTTCCAGCCGTGCGCGCAGTGCCATCCGCCAATACATTAAAAATCTGAATCGTCACGATGCCGTTGTTTTGGGTGAGAACCTGCTGCAAAAAGCTTTATCCAGCCTGTTGCCTAAAGACATCCTGCTTTCAGACGACCTCAAAGAAAAATACCTTGCCGATTTGAATACCAAACAAACCTCGTTTGAAGAGGTCCTCTACAATGTCGGTATGGGGCATACTTTGCCGGTACACGTTGCCATGCACATTGCCGAGTTGGCGGGCCAACATTTTGGCAGTACAGTCAAACTCAGCCCGATCAAAGTCAACGATCAAGAAACCGGCCGGATTCATTTTGCCGAGTGTTGCCATCCGATCCCTGGCGATCCGATTCGCGCCTTATTGGTCAAAGACAAGGGCATGATTATCCACCGTGATACCTGCCAAACTTTGGTTAAAGCCGATCCGGAAGAGCAGTTGGATGCCGGTTGGGACAGTATGCGCAATCAAACGTACCGCACCATCCTCAACGTCAAATCCGAAGATGCGCATGGTTTGTTGGCTTCAATGGCGCAAGCGATTTCCAATTCCGGTGCGGATATCGAATCTGTCGATACGCCAACCAAAGCGCAAGCAGGAACGGAAGGTTTTGTAGAATTTAAATTCACAATTAAAGTCAAAGACTTGGATCAGGTTAATCAGATTATTCATGCAATGCATGCCAATCCGAATATCCGCAAAGTGATTCGAGGATGA
- the recX gene encoding recombination regulator RecX, whose amino-acid sequence MKPPKTLRARALDILSRQEVSRVGLKRKLAPHAESEEELEKVLDEFVERNWQSDQRYAEAYIHSKSNRYGTLRLKQALAQQGIDADDCREFLPDREDELQTAISVLRKKFKQEAQDLKEKQKQARFLAYRGFGADTIQTALKTAWNEDEDFYQ is encoded by the coding sequence ATGAAACCTCCCAAAACCTTACGCGCCCGCGCCTTGGATATTCTTTCCCGTCAAGAAGTCAGCCGTGTCGGCTTGAAACGCAAACTGGCTCCGCACGCTGAAAGCGAAGAAGAATTGGAAAAGGTTTTGGACGAATTCGTCGAACGAAATTGGCAATCCGACCAACGTTACGCAGAAGCCTATATTCACAGCAAAAGCAACCGTTACGGCACGCTCCGCCTCAAGCAAGCCTTGGCACAACAAGGCATTGATGCAGACGACTGTCGGGAGTTCCTACCCGATAGGGAGGACGAGCTGCAAACCGCTATTTCCGTCTTGCGTAAAAAATTCAAGCAAGAAGCCCAAGATTTGAAAGAAAAACAAAAACAAGCGCGTTTCCTTGCTTATCGCGGCTTTGGTGCCGATACCATTCAGACGGCCTTAAAAACGGCGTGGAATGAAGACGAAGACTTCTATCAATAA
- a CDS encoding phosphoglycolate phosphatase: protein MTTAALEHVQAVAFDLDGTLCDSVPDLAAAAQAMCAHLGLPVLPTQTVESYVGDGISKLVHRVITNDREKEADPEIWEKGFVFFMKYYREHLSDFTRPYPETEAGLGLLKSLGIPLVVITNKNEILAAELLKQLNLDDYFSLVLGGDSLTEKKPSPLLLQHAAEVLGIDVANMLMVGDSKNDILAAKAAGCFSVGVTFGYGDMTLLSQDKATKPDLLIRALPEIYENLQPQKNKDEE from the coding sequence ATGACCACTGCTGCTTTAGAACACGTTCAAGCCGTTGCCTTTGATTTGGACGGTACCTTATGTGATTCCGTTCCCGATTTGGCCGCAGCAGCCCAAGCCATGTGTGCGCACTTGGGTTTACCTGTTTTGCCCACCCAAACGGTTGAAAGTTATGTCGGCGACGGCATCAGCAAGTTGGTTCATCGCGTTATTACCAATGATCGTGAAAAAGAAGCCGATCCTGAAATCTGGGAAAAAGGTTTTGTGTTCTTTATGAAATATTATCGCGAGCACTTGAGCGACTTTACCCGCCCCTACCCTGAAACCGAAGCCGGTCTCGGCCTGCTCAAGTCCTTGGGGATTCCATTGGTTGTCATTACCAATAAAAACGAAATTCTGGCTGCAGAGCTGCTGAAACAGCTCAATCTCGACGACTATTTCAGCCTGGTTCTCGGCGGCGACAGCCTTACTGAGAAAAAACCCAGCCCATTGCTGCTTCAACATGCGGCCGAAGTTCTGGGCATCGACGTTGCCAATATGCTGATGGTGGGCGACTCCAAAAATGACATTCTTGCCGCTAAAGCAGCCGGTTGCTTCAGCGTCGGCGTAACATTCGGCTACGGCGACATGACCTTGCTCTCCCAAGACAAAGCGACCAAACCTGATTTGTTGATTCGCGCGCTGCCTGAAATCTACGAAAATCTGCAACCGCAAAAAAACAAAGACGAAGAATAA
- a CDS encoding Glu/Leu/Phe/Val dehydrogenase, with protein sequence MSASAVKETLNPFEIAQKQVKIACDRLNADPAVFEILKKPQRVLEVNFPVKLDNGTVENFTGYRSQHNNAVGPYKGGVRFHPHVNMDEVKALSIWMTIKCCVAGIPYGGGKGGITLDPRNYSEAELERIARAYSEAISPLIGEKIDIPAPDVNTNGKIMSWMVDAYENVVKHSAPGVFTGKPVEFGGSLARTEATGYGVNFAAVQALEKLGKDVKGATYAIQGFGNVGYHTGYYAHKAGAKIVAVSTVDVAIYNENGLDMEAIIKEFQEKGFITNEAGYGKEISNAELLALDVDVLAPCALENQLTSENAGKVRAKIVVEGANGPTTPEADVILRQNGVLVVPDILANCGGVVVSYFEWVQNLQGYYWEFDEVQEKETVVLRRAFRDIWNLAQEYDVDLRTASYMMSIRRVEKAMKLRGWY encoded by the coding sequence ATGTCCGCATCTGCTGTTAAAGAAACACTGAATCCGTTTGAAATTGCACAAAAACAAGTAAAAATTGCCTGCGATCGCCTGAATGCCGACCCGGCAGTATTTGAAATCTTGAAAAAGCCGCAACGTGTTTTGGAAGTCAACTTCCCTGTCAAGCTCGACAACGGTACAGTAGAAAACTTCACCGGCTACCGTTCACAACACAATAATGCCGTCGGCCCTTACAAAGGCGGCGTACGTTTCCATCCTCATGTGAATATGGACGAGGTTAAAGCCCTGTCTATCTGGATGACCATCAAATGCTGCGTGGCCGGTATTCCTTACGGCGGCGGTAAGGGCGGTATTACTTTGGATCCGCGTAACTATTCCGAAGCGGAATTGGAACGCATCGCCCGCGCTTATTCCGAAGCCATTTCTCCGCTGATTGGCGAGAAAATCGATATTCCTGCACCTGATGTGAACACCAACGGCAAAATCATGTCTTGGATGGTTGATGCCTATGAAAACGTCGTGAAACATTCTGCACCGGGCGTATTCACCGGCAAACCGGTTGAGTTTGGCGGCTCCTTGGCGCGTACTGAGGCCACTGGTTACGGCGTAAACTTCGCCGCCGTTCAAGCTTTGGAAAAACTGGGCAAAGACGTGAAGGGTGCCACTTACGCCATTCAAGGTTTCGGTAACGTGGGCTACCACACCGGTTACTATGCACACAAAGCTGGCGCGAAAATCGTTGCCGTATCTACCGTTGACGTTGCCATCTACAACGAAAACGGCTTGGATATGGAAGCAATCATCAAAGAATTCCAAGAAAAAGGTTTCATTACCAACGAAGCCGGCTACGGCAAAGAAATCAGCAATGCCGAACTTTTGGCTCTGGATGTGGACGTCCTCGCCCCTTGCGCGCTGGAAAACCAACTGACTTCTGAAAATGCTGGTAAAGTCCGCGCGAAAATCGTGGTTGAAGGCGCAAACGGTCCGACTACTCCTGAAGCAGACGTTATCCTGCGTCAAAACGGCGTATTGGTTGTTCCTGATATTTTGGCAAACTGCGGCGGCGTGGTTGTATCTTATTTTGAATGGGTACAAAACCTGCAAGGCTACTACTGGGAGTTTGACGAAGTTCAAGAGAAAGAAACCGTTGTCCTACGCCGTGCGTTCCGCGATATTTGGAACTTGGCTCAAGAATACGATGTCGACCTGCGTACCGCTTCTTACATGATGAGTATCCGTCGTGTTGAAAAAGCAATGAAACTGCGCGGCTGGTATTAA